The following nucleotide sequence is from Cydia splendana chromosome 11, ilCydSple1.2, whole genome shotgun sequence.
AggaccaaaaaaatataaattgaaatCTGAAAAATTTTTTCGCACCCAACTAATGCCGGAAACTTTTGAAAAAGTTAAAACTAAAGTAGTCAATTTGCTATGTGAGGCCGAGTGGATAAGTTTTACTACAGACATTTGGTCAAATCCTACTAAAACTTGTTCACTTCTGAGTTTTACGGCCCATTTTGTGCACAATGAACAACGACCAAAAGTAATCTTGGGTGCATCAGTTTTAGAAAATGACCACACGGGCGACTATATCTCCGAGAAACTGAAAGAAGTAGTCGAAGATTATAATATAGGCTCTAAAATCCACCTTGCTCTTCGCGATAATGCTGGGAACATGGCCCGTGCTACAAGGGTTGCGGAGTACGATTCGTTGGGCTGTGTGTCTCATACACTACAACTGGTGATTCATGACGCAATTTTATCGGTGCCAAACATAATAACAATACTAAAAAAGTGTCGTAAAGTAGTCGGACACTTTCATAGAAGTGAGCAGGCACGgaggtatttaaatactttccaaAAAACTTTAAATTTACCAGAACACACCCTATTCCAAGACGTGGAAACACGTTGGAACAGCACGTACTTAATGTTGTCACGGTTGATTGAGCAAAAAAATGCGATTAATCTATACCGTGTCGAAAGGGGCTCAATCAATGAAATTAATAACGAAGAATGGACGACGATGCAAGATGCTGTCAGTGTATTGGAATGTTTTTATGAGGCCACATTAGACATGTCGTCAGATGCATCATGTGTCTCCTTGGTGATACCTTTAGTAGCCATGTTAAGTGGAAAACTTGCGTCAACTAGCGGGCAAAGTCAGTTTGTAGCGTCGGCAGATACTGCAATGTCAGCAGATATAGAAAACAATGAAAGTGATGCTCTTCAAAATTGTACTGCTGCTGAGATGAAAAGCAAGTTGTTGTGCTCACTCAATCATCGCTTTTCATTCATACGAACATCGAGCCCCTTAATTTGTGCAACATTGTTGGATCCCCGattcaaaacaaaatatttgacCGAAAACGAGGTAAACGGAGCCAAGACTAAAATTTTTGAagttttacaattaggtacaccGGCAGGACTTGGAGAGCGTCAGGGTGGAGCGTCAACTTCAGTTAGATCCGTCAATGAGACAAGTTTGTGGGCAGCTCACGACTCCATCGAGTCTGATGACGACCCAATGACGGACAACTCACTTGAATCGTCACTTGACAATTATCTGAGAGAGCCAAGGCTGCATAGGAATgcaaatatctacgaatactgGCATTCATCGCCTTACCAACTCCTGCGCCCTGcagcaaaaaaaattttgtcgGCTCCACCAACAAGTGTGGCTAGCGAACAGCTTTTTAGCAGGGCTGGTCAATTGTACGACGAGCGGCGTCACAATTTAACTGGCCACAACGCTGAAAAGTTATTGTTTTTGTGCTATAATATAGAACTATTTAATTTTGATTATTAATGTCTTTTCGTCGTCTTTTATCAGACCCACTTGCACCAACCagagttaaaaaaataaatggtaAACCTCGCATTTACTTTTCAGTTTCGTACATGGCGTGATGAATCCTAAGTTAGCTGTTTAATTTTTTAACCCTGGTTAGCGCAAGTGGGCCCGAGAAGAGTTTTGTATGTTTTTAGTCAGTATTTATGaaaatacagttttttttttgcaaaatacgtattttttctttcttttctcaAATTCTCGGTCTCGGTCTCGGTCTCGGCCGAGAATTTCATTTTGTCTCGGTCTCGGTCTCGGTCTCGGCCGAGACAAAAAAAGTGTTCTCGGTCGGACCTTAATCTGAACATCTCATGCCAACGCACCCGTTACTGAAATATAAATACTAACTGTCAAAAGATCCTAACAGTTTGTCTCATACTTGGATATACAACTTTAAGTCCTTGGTTTAGAGTACAGTTTGGAATAGCACAGAAAAAATATGACCTTACGACAAGTACCTATTTTTTAGACTTGCAGTTATTGTTAGTGAAATTGAGACTTTAAGTTTAGGAAGTAAAGTTGCTTTTTGAACAACGTTGTATAGTCTGGTTTTGAAAAGTGgttgaatttattgtttttcgtGCAACAGCTGTTATGCAGTCTTATAAACTGTCTGGGTTGAGTTTGGTTAAGTTCAAAGAACGATTATTTAATCATGAACATATGAAAtcttgctgactgtacctatagttcgtttttttagcattagaaagaactttaaagaaggtaagcgatcttacaagtcttttaattgaaaaacgctttttaaaaaacagtaactattacttacgaaagcagaagaatataaatgatcgtattagattcataattgttacatatttgccgtaacttatttttaaaatgtgtttttcaattaaaagacacatcaagattgtttacctttttctaatgctaataaaacgaactataatcatGAATATCATGATTACGATTAGGTACACTCAgcaataccacagaataagtaatagtactaccgtacagaaaggaaacttcctacaaaaccaatgtttgacagcggttcagggtcgaatcatgctgtccctttctaatatatggcacaaCCCCTTTCAggtatttagggttgtcaaaattcaagtcattatcttatctgtggtcgtgcacacaaagggacgtcaagttgtgtcaaccctaataattgctcgaagcaatgctgagccgaacggagccgagtttgcccgaagcgtggagtttcgcacccctggcaatactattcgcttagcacctttgcatacaaacttctttGCAGGtcacttttctctgcagctgactgcaCGTAAAAATGTTTACGATTCTACCGTGACGGACTGTATTTGCATTTTAATGATATtcgatttttttcttaaaaagtcTACTTAAAAGTACCAAAAAGTTACTAGTAAGAAATCACAGTAAGCTCAGGTATTTGTAAATAGCTTCCCTAACTATAAAAGGAAAGATGTGTAGAGtgggaccaagaaaagtctgcagcggatttgatagcccacgcagtgtcagtgttatttatacgtcataatgtcatagaattttgacgttcaaaataacacgtgcactgcgtgggctatcaaatccgttgcagactttttttggtctgactctacaatTTTGAGAGCAATGAAACTCCTCTAGTTAAAGTACGGACGGTGAGCACGGAGAATTCCGTACATTGATCCGCCTTCTCctgtctctatcgcacgcgcataattcTCTCTCGCACATATTGCTGTCTCGCTCGCACAGTGGCATTGTCCGCCGCCATTATGAGCgggacaacaatataattacgcgcgtgcgatagagataggaacagggcGGTCAATGTACGAACTTTTTCGTGCTTAGCGTTCTTGATATAAAAAAGTCTAAATCATTACTACAGATCATTTGAAGATAGAGATAGATTGAGGGAAAGAGACGTCACTCTACTAAGCCTACTTACTACTATATTTTAGAACCAATCCCATCATCCAAATTAAAGTTAATTGAAGCTAACCCCAATAACATATTTAACCCTAATCACTCCGCCGTTACCATAAAAATCGATAGGGTCATTCTCAACATGCGTTATGCTTTATGGGCTGATTTTTATTGTACGTATTGACGATTTCTTTCCTTGTGAGATTTCGATGTTAATTTGGTGGATATTCTAATTCCCTATTATGTACAATGTAAGCGCAATTTCACCGTATGTCAATTTCACCGTATTAGGTatgtcataaaataaataaaatcttacTCTGAGTAACGAAAACGTATCGTACTTTTTATGACTCGAgggaaaatgttttttttttgtcccattttgTGAtttcgtaggtatttatttcgaCCAGAATTCGCTCTTCAACactaccaaattttatcaaattctgccaaaaaaataaaaatatcaaataaaaaataggCCGGCCAATTTAGGCCTTCTTTAGANNNNNNNNNNNNNNNNNNNNNNNNNNNNNNNNNNNNNNNNNNNNNNNNNNNNNNNNNNNNNNNNNNNNNNNNNNNNNNNNNNNNNNNNNNNNNNNNNNNNTCCtaagtgtcgcctaattgtttgttgggatATACTGTTGTTGATCTTAACTGCGCGATGCGCACGAGTTGAAAGTCATGGTTGTTACCGCACTCGTTAAGTCACCGAATCATCGACAACACTGACGAGTGCAGGGCAAACAGAAAGCTTAACTAACACAGATGATTTTTTACATAAGTATGTGCATTTTCGATTGATAACATAAGTGCGCTTACATTTGAAATAATTACATTACAGTAATAATGACGTACGTCTAATCGTAAGTTTTGTATGGTTTTGTGACGACCACTAACAGTTTGGTTAATACTAATACGTACCTATTTTTATAATGCTTAAATATGTATTCAATAAAACTGCATGGCGCTTTTTGGGGTAGCATACAAGAGTGTGCTTTTTACTTGCTTCCATAGTAAGTATTATAGGTTCTGGATTAACGTATTTTTAGTATGTTACagataaaatttatattttttttgtgaaagAAAGAgcaggggcctattgcataattttgtatgtaaaatcaaTAATACCTAAATAGTATTAGCttctattttattatgcaatgccccacaggttatgaatttgatctagaTTTGTTATAGATCAACTTGACTTGATAGATATGTTGAAGAATTAACCTCCAGACCTAATCTAGTTAACGCCTTTTTCAAAATCCTCACAACTTTTCCACTTAATATGGTCTATATTCCATTTCGTACATTAACCCACTTCACTAAAAAGGGTAGTGCGTGTCAGTAATCTTAATACTACTAACCTTGCTCCCAATTTCATTAAGGTACCCTTTTACCGCTAAGGTACTTAATAACGGCAAAATTGTGTTGTGTAGACCAGTGACGTAAGGCTGTAAGTGTAGTCAAGATACTGTGGGTATAAGACATTTGTGTATGTGTTTGCTATGTctaattatattgtttaattataATGTTACAACGTTACAAGTTATTGAACAAACGGTATATGAGAAAAATCTATGGTATCAGTAGGTAGGCacttgagtaggtaggtaccacaATACCTAAGtcgtttatttgaaaaaatatagGTAGACAAAacagatagcaaatgagcaatttatcgcaataatgtggatattaaaataatatatggaaataatacaaaaatataggACCTGAAAATTTCAAAAAGAAGTTTTTTACTTccaaaaaggaaaaaataagtaaggataAGTAAGGATAACGGTAtaattaaatactattttaCACACAATAATTTTACAATGTGTTTAGTCgttaaaagtaaatattttgatacctaAGTATTACACCTGCTTATATGATCCTTCCCCTCTTACCTCCTTTTCACATCCTGAGGCATAGGTCCTACGTTGtaagtagagatgcaccggatattcggtttctatccggtatccggcctattcggccattattgtaatatccggccggataccggatagtgacctactatccggccggataccggatagaaacattgcttgatttcggagtataCAAAATTAGATTTAAGAAACGGttacggtcataatcgtactcgttattatttcaaaacaatttaatcattccacagacttgcacgcgcactcatttcgaacctagaaatgagtccgcgcgaacgttcactacgaaacaggtcgaAATTTGCACAATCCGCACCTgtaaccgaaatgtaggtatagttccgccggccgaatattcggcggccggataccggatattcggccgatgggcaggccgaatatccggtatccggtatccggccaaacaactatccgttatATCTCTATTAGTTGTAAGCCAATATGTAAATAACGGGGCGGTTTTAGGTAAAGGCAGGTATTCAAAGATTTACTTATACAGGTAAATAATGTAGACCGTAtgttatgtagataaggaaagTTTCAAGTTTCGTTCCCATTCTCGACACTAAGATTGATTACAAACCGAATCTTTTGCTCAAAGGAACGTAGTATTTTAGCACAATAGTAAGAATACCTAAATAACTTAAGAACtttgaataacaaataaatatgtaagtatgtacagCATTAGTAGATGATCCTGTAAATGAgtgttttattttaactttCGGCTTTTATAAAAAATTTAGTACCAATCCAATTTAACTATGTACATACTACAACCTAAAACCAACCCTACCTTTAACAAAACAAAGCTCATTTTCAACTAAGCATACAGCctaagaatttaatttcagtaccgtaaaatggggtgagtagggtcaaaactgaaattcaaacctcgataacattttatatttacatatgaaaactgaatggtgtatataataagtgttccggacgtttgtatttcagtttttattttattttgggtagttccatttcataactttgacgataaagaggaaaacccaccttaccccgtagtgcctcgtatttggggtgagagggcttttcatacaaaggtgattttggaagattgttggatcgatttttttaattatgcggtattactatagctccattttaaattggaatacattatttttgtagcacagtaaaatcccttctcacccccctctcaaaccttctctccccattcataacccacctctccccgcgaaacctactcaccccgttttacggtaccatttcgtacattgtcacagtgacaatctaTATGAAAGTCGCGaaacctcatactatt
It contains:
- the LOC134795095 gene encoding zinc finger BED domain-containing protein 4-like; the protein is MQQLLANPPKAQWPHDHDITKRIDKAIMDYILVDMQPYNTVSGKGFKRLNFADPAGPKKYKLKSEKFFRTQLMPETFEKVKTKVVNLLCEAEWISFTTDIWSNPTKTCSLLSFTAHFVHNEQRPKVILGASVLENDHTGDYISEKLKEVVEDYNIGSKIHLALRDNAGNMARATRVAEYDSLGCVSHTLQLVIHDAILSVPNIITILKKCRKVVGHFHRSEQARRYLNTFQKTLNLPEHTLFQDVETRWNSTYLMLSRLIEQKNAINLYRVERGSINEINNEEWTTMQDAVSVLECFYEATLDMSSDASCVSLVIPLVAMLSGKLASTSGQSQFVASADTAMSADIENNESDALQNCTAAEMKISYMA